From the Desulfobacterales bacterium genome, the window GGAAAGGCGGCGCCAGCATTTGGAATACATCTTAGCCGGCTTAAATCGTAAGATTCCAAATCTTCACATAGCAGTTTGATTGCCTGCGTGGGAATCAAACAAAGAACGGTTCCTTTTTCCCTTACAACAAGATCCAGCGCCTTTTTCGGATCTTCCCACCGCTCCAAAATAACTGATGTAGCACCGGCTCGTAAAGCACCCAGAACCGGGCAGACATATCCCGTAGCCCCGGTACTTATGGGCGCTGCAGCAATAAAAATATCGTCCGGAGTAACTTTAGTGCCACCTTCCAGAATTCCTATTTGCAGGTCGGTTAAGTTGTTATCGGTCCACTGGCCGATTTTAGGAAGCCCGGTTGTCCCCGAGGACACCATAACCGACAAAGGCCAGTTTGGGTCAACCTCAATTTGATCCAGGTAATCGGCCGGATATTTTTCCTCAATTGGCTCCTCAATCAGTCTGTCAAAAGAAAGCAGTCCTTCCGGAACATCGTCACCAATAACAATCACATGGTTTAATGCGGGAAGTTCCGGCCTCAGTTTATTGATCATTTCCATATAATTAAAGTTATGGAAAATATAGGGAACAATCACCATCTTGGCTTCACTTATTTTCAATAAGTGACCGATTTCCTTTTCCCTCCAGGCATTTGACATCGGAACAAAGTTAGCACCAACCCGGTTTAACGCAATATGGGTGAGGGGCATTTCCGCCCAGCCGGGAGTTTGAACAGCCACCGCATCTTTTGCCTTTACACCCAATTCTATGAATTGAAGGGCCAACCGCTTAGTTATTTTTTGGGCCTGCCGGTAGGTAAGGCGCCACTTGCGGTCAACTATCGCCTCCTTATCGGGGTATTTTTCCACATTTCGATCGAAAAAATCGTGAACGCACAGGTCTGTCCAAACACCCAGGCTACGATACTCCTGTTCTTCTGCATTGTTATCTTTCCAGACACGCTCAAGCTTCATAAACCTTACCCCCTTTTTCTGAAAGAAATTCATCGAAGTCTAGCGAATGGGTTTATCTTTGTTTGATTGAAAACAAGTCCTAAACTCAATGCCGTTTCCTTAAGGAACTTAAATGCGTTAATACTTTAAAAATACAATCTGTTATGCTATAAATACATTGTTCTTTTGTATCAGTAAAAAATTCAAAAAAAGGAGAGAACAATGCTCAAAAAC encodes:
- a CDS encoding AMP-binding protein; this translates as MKLERVWKDNNAEEQEYRSLGVWTDLCVHDFFDRNVEKYPDKEAIVDRKWRLTYRQAQKITKRLALQFIELGVKAKDAVAVQTPGWAEMPLTHIALNRVGANFVPMSNAWREKEIGHLLKISEAKMVIVPYIFHNFNYMEMINKLRPELPALNHVIVIGDDVPEGLLSFDRLIEEPIEEKYPADYLDQIEVDPNWPLSVMVSSGTTGLPKIGQWTDNNLTDLQIGILEGGTKVTPDDIFIAAAPISTGATGYVCPVLGALRAGATSVILERWEDPKKALDLVVREKGTVLCLIPTQAIKLLCEDLESYDLSRLRCIPNAGAAFPYDAAREAEKRFGARLQTFYGSTEGGLAAVCSVDDPEDERLAAAGKSFPGLDLRVVDDDNQEVPRGQNGEVKWRGAIKTWGHLGQPELDKDVFDSEGYYHSGDIGYINARGVLFIVGRKKDMIIRGGQNINPGLIEGILLEHPKVAEAAVIGMPDLVFGERVCAFVVPASGETFTFEEMSSFFGQHGTAKYNFPERLEIVSELPRSAGAKLIKKDLVDMIVQKLKQEGKLPPDFVPRIK